GATCTTATTTCTCAATGATGAGTAGGCACTCTCGTAGGTGACCATTTTCTGGTATTCATCCTGCACTTTACCCAGCTGCATCAGAATGCGGGCAATCAAAAAGATAAACACCATCAGGGTTGTCACCGGCAGCTTCAGGTATTTAAAGGTAAAATAAAAGCCCAGCAGCAGGAAAATAAATCGCAACGGCTCGGAAAAAGCGCGCAAATATTCCTTGCTGAGAACTTGCTTGCGAAATGTTTTGTTGAGTTTGTTGGTTTCTTTGGCCAGCACCAATTCAGCCAATTTTTCAAGTGCCATGGCTTTCAGCGGCTTTATGGATTGCAAACTGTCAACCAGTTGCCCCACCAATGATTTCATGACCTTGGTCTGGCGCTTGCCGGCCCGTTGCGCCTTTTTGATCAAACGCTTCAACACAAAAAAAATAAAAAAGCCGCCTGCCAAAGCGGCTAAGGTTGCCTGCCAGGAAACCAAAAAAGACACAATGGACAGGATGATCACCTGAATTAAGAAGATGATCATGGAGGCACCGCTCAGATACGCTTTGCTGGTTCGGCTGCTTTCGGTTGTCATGGCATTGGCCAGTGCACCAACGGGTTGTCGCAGATGAAACGCCCAGCTTGAGGCCAGCAAAGCCCGCAGCAATTCCAAACGATAGTCGGTTGCCACCTGAGCAACGGTGTAGCCCACCTGTTTTTTGGCCAGTAAGATAAGGAAACATTTGATCAAAATCGCAAAAAAAATGACCAGCATAAGAACTTCTAATGTCGGCGGAAGACCCAACTCCTCAAGGCCCTGTCTGACAATGCGTTCGGCCGCTGGACTCGTGCCGTCACCACCGCCGGCCTCGCTGCCAACAGCCGTACTCAGCAGGGGCAACATGGCAGATAAACCGATTCCTTCCGCCACGGCAGCCACCAGCATGGCAAACAGCATCAAAATGCTTTTTATCGGATAGCGTCGAAATAAGGAGACAAGTATATGCATCAGCGTTTCACATCATGCCCTTTATGATCGGGCGTTTTTAAAAACCCGCGTTTTAAACGGTTTCGCCCTCCAAAACAACTTCTTTGAGCACTGCAAACGCAGCACCAATTTGATCAATCTGCTCTGTACTGTGGCCGGCGCTGACACTGCAGCGCAGCAAACAGCCCCCATCCGGCGTAGCCGGAGGTGTCACCAGATTGACATATACACCGTTTTCTAAAAGGCCCTTCCACAGGGCGACGGCCTGTTCGACATTGGCAACCCGCACGGCAACGACCGGGCTGATTTGCGGGCCAAGCTGAAATCCAAGCCCTTGCAGCTTTTGGTATAAACGTTGGGCATTACCCCACAATCTTTCGCGCAATTCGGGTCGTGCTCTTAATACCTTCAACGCTTCGCGGGTTGAGGCGATGGTTGAAGGCGATGAGGAAGCGGTGAAAATGTAAGGCCGTGCCGCCAGGGGAACCAAATTCATCGCTGCCTGGTTGCTAACGCAAAATCCACCGATGGCCCCCAGGCTCTTGCTGAAAGTGCCGACAATAAAATCAACGTTTTGCTCTACACCAGCCTCTTCGGCCAACCCGCGGCCGTTTGAACCCAAGACCCCCAGCGAATGTGCTTCATCAACCAGCAGACAGGCACCGTATTGTTCTTTGACCCCCACAATTTCGGCCAACGGAGCGCGATCGCCCATCATACTGTAGATGCCCTCCACCACAATGAGTGTATTGGCTGTGCGTTCACCCAGCCGCTGAAGTCGTTTGGCCAGATTGTCTGGATCATTGTGCCGAAATCGGATAATTTCAGCGCCGCTCAGACGGCAGCCATCATAAATGCTGGCGTGGCTGTCGGCATCAATTAATAGGACATCACCCGGACCGGTGAGCGCTGATAACATGGCCAAATTCGCAATGTAGCCGGTCGAAAAGACCATACCGTATTTGCAGCCGAAAAAATCGACCAGCTCTTGCTCCAATTTTACGTGCTCTGAATAGCTGCCATTGGCCATTCTGGAGCCAGTCGTTCCGGTGCCTTGTTCTTTGACGGCCTTAGAAGCGGCCTCGATACAATCCGCATCAAATGTCAGACCCAGGTAATTGTTGGTTCCGGCAAGGATCACAGTACGGCCGTTAATAATCGCCTCTGTGGATGAGACCACTTTTTCCATGATCACGTTTGATCGTATCCCTTTTTCAACCAATGACCGTCGCGCCGCCGCTATCTGCTCAAATTTATCAAAAAGGCTCATTCTCTAACTTCCTTCGTGTTTGGTATTTGGTATTTAGTGTTTAGTGTTGGGGGTTCGGTCTTTTACTAAACACTAAATACTCCCTATGGACTCACTAATTTTTGAAGTTGCATGACAAAATCTTTAATTGTTTGTACATCGGGAAGAATATTCAAGGGTATGGATATATCATACTCATCCTCAACCTGTTCCACCAATTTCATAACTTTGAGCGAATCAAAATTTAGATCAGCCACAAAATCTGAATCTTCCCGTAAAGCAGTTCCTTGTTCAACAAAGGGAACCAACAGTTCACAGACGCGCTTAAGTAAGCTTTCGTAGTCCTGCATAGGCTTCATCTCTTTGCGATCCGTTTTTAGTAAGGTTTCACGCAAAGACGCCAAGGCGCCAGGTGCAATTAGTTCTTAACACAAAATCTTTGCTTGGCGCGCTTTGCGTGAGGATAACCGTATCATTACCTTTTCTAACAGGCATTCGTTTTGTTAAAACCGAGTGTTCTCTTGAGGCCGTCTGCAAGCGATACCCGAGGTGTCCAACCGATTTCGCGCGTAATCGCTACATTCTCACACACCCAGTCGGGATGTGTGAGTTCCCGCAGCTTTGCCGGTGTCAACATGGGTTGATAACCCCATAACCGGGCAGCGATAAGATTCAGCGCTGCCACCAGCCGAACTCCTGCAACGGGCACGTGAACCCGTCGCACACGATTGACGCCTAAATGATGAAACGTTTCAATGACATCCTGCCACGAGTAGCCATTGGGGTGCCCATCATGAAGTTCGAAGACCTGGTTTTTAGAATTGCAATGTCGCAACCAGTGTTGAATGGCATCGGCCA
The Desulfobacterales bacterium DNA segment above includes these coding regions:
- a CDS encoding ABC transporter ATP-binding protein, which produces MHILVSLFRRYPIKSILMLFAMLVAAVAEGIGLSAMLPLLSTAVGSEAGGGDGTSPAAERIVRQGLEELGLPPTLEVLMLVIFFAILIKCFLILLAKKQVGYTVAQVATDYRLELLRALLASSWAFHLRQPVGALANAMTTESSRTSKAYLSGASMIIFLIQVIILSIVSFLVSWQATLAALAGGFFIFFVLKRLIKKAQRAGKRQTKVMKSLVGQLVDSLQSIKPLKAMALEKLAELVLAKETNKLNKTFRKQVLSKEYLRAFSEPLRFIFLLLGFYFTFKYLKLPVTTLMVFIFLIARILMQLGKVQDEYQKMVTYESAYSSLRNKINEALADREVEFGTQLPVLDKGIQLSQISFAYESRQVLRNASFDFPAGLMTAIVGPSGSGKTTVADLVIGLMRPQQGEILIDDLPLDQIDVRKWRHMIGYVPQETWLLHDSVLNNVTLGDPELSTEDAIQALQAAGAWDFVQKMPQGINSTVGERGGKISGGQRQRIAIARALVHQPKLLILDEATTALDPENEMAICNTLRELRGRLTILAISHQPAVLEVSDRAYQMQNGSAVPVIKEDSSSNLNLAENASGTDQKLKAADNPN
- a CDS encoding aminotransferase class I/II-fold pyridoxal phosphate-dependent enzyme, with amino-acid sequence MSLFDKFEQIAAARRSLVEKGIRSNVIMEKVVSSTEAIINGRTVILAGTNNYLGLTFDADCIEAASKAVKEQGTGTTGSRMANGSYSEHVKLEQELVDFFGCKYGMVFSTGYIANLAMLSALTGPGDVLLIDADSHASIYDGCRLSGAEIIRFRHNDPDNLAKRLQRLGERTANTLIVVEGIYSMMGDRAPLAEIVGVKEQYGACLLVDEAHSLGVLGSNGRGLAEEAGVEQNVDFIVGTFSKSLGAIGGFCVSNQAAMNLVPLAARPYIFTASSSPSTIASTREALKVLRARPELRERLWGNAQRLYQKLQGLGFQLGPQISPVVAVRVANVEQAVALWKGLLENGVYVNLVTPPATPDGGCLLRCSVSAGHSTEQIDQIGAAFAVLKEVVLEGETV
- a CDS encoding phosphopantetheine-binding protein produces the protein MQDYESLLKRVCELLVPFVEQGTALREDSDFVADLNFDSLKVMKLVEQVEDEYDISIPLNILPDVQTIKDFVMQLQKLVSP